One genomic window of Quercus lobata isolate SW786 chromosome 9, ValleyOak3.0 Primary Assembly, whole genome shotgun sequence includes the following:
- the LOC115960630 gene encoding 12-oxophytodienoate reductase 2-like, which translates to MAAEAPTIPLLTPYKLGKFNLSHRVVLAPLTRQRSYGNVPQPHAILYYSQRTSKGGLLITEATGVSNTAQGYPDTPGIWTKEQVEAWKPIVDAVHAKGGVFFCQIWHTGRVSNQGFQPNGQAPFSSSDRPLTPQDRASGFNVSDFTPPRRLRIEEIPQIVNDFRLAARNAIEAGFDGVEIHGAHGYLIDQFMKDQVNDRTDQYGGSLENRCRFALEIVEAISNEIGADRVGIRLSPFANYMESGDSNPDSLGLYMAESLNKYEILYCHMVEPRMKTVGEKSESPHSLVPMRKAFKGSFLVAGGYDREDGNKAIAKNRADLVVFGRLFLANPDLPKRFKLNAPLNKYNRDTFYTSDPVLGYSDYPLLVDIA; encoded by the exons AGTTGTTTTGGCACCATTGACCAGACAGAGATCTTATGGCAATGTTCCTCAGCCACATGCTATCTTATATTATTCTCAGAGAACCTCCAAAGGTGGTCTACTGATAACTGAAGCCACTGGAGTTTCTAACACTGCTCAAGG GTATCCAGACACACCTGGAATATGGACAAAAGAGCAAGTTGAAGCCTGGAAACCCATTGTAGATGCTGTTCATGCCAAAGGTGGAGTTTTCTTTTGTCAAATTTGGCATACGGGGAGGGTTTCAAATCAAG GTTTTCAGCCAAATGGTCAAGCCCCATTTTCTTCCTCTGACAGGCCTTTGACCCCTCAAGATCGAGCTAGTGGATTTAATGTTTCAGACTTCACTCCTCCAAGGCGGCTGAGGATAGAGGAAATTCCTCAAATTGTCAATGATTTTAGACTTGCTGCAAGGAATGCTATTGAAGCTG GCTTTGATGGAGTAGAGATCCATGGGGCTCATGGTTACCTAATTGACCAGTTTATGAAGGATCAAGTGAATGATCGAACGGATCAATATGGTGGATCCCTTGAAAATCGTTGTCGGTTTGCTCTAGAAATAGTTGAAGCTATTTCTAATGAGATAGGAGCAGACAGGGTTGGAATAAGGCTATCTCCTTTTGCAAACTACATGGAATCCGGAGACTCAAATCCAGACTCTTTGGGCCTTTACATGGCTGAATCCTTAAACAAATATGAGATTCTTTATTGCCACATGGTTGAGCCAAGAATGAAGACAGTTGGAGAAAAGAGTGAAAGTCCCCATAGTCTTGTGCCAATGAGAAAGGCTTTTAAGGGTAGCTTTTTAGTTGCTGGGGGTTATGACAGGGAAGATGGGAACAAAGCTATTGCTAAAAACCGTGCAGATCTTGTTGTTTTTGGTCGTCTGTTTTTAGCCAATCCGGATTTGCCTAAGAGATTTAAGCTTAATGCTCCTCTCAACAAGTACAACAGAGACACATTCTACACCTCTGACCCTGTCCTTGGATACAGTGATTATCCACTCCTTGTAGACATTGCTTAG